CCATGGAGTACTGCGACGACTGCGGCGCGCCGATGTATCCGGACCCCGACGGCCAGCCGGTACACGCCGAACTGCCCGAATCGTCGGACCAGCCGCCCGCTCACCTGCACTGACACGTCATCCTGTTTTCGCGGCCGCGCCTCGCGCGGCCGTTTTCATTTGCTGAAGAACGCTCATGTCGCTTGAAAAAGAAGTCGCCCGCCGGCGCACCTTTGCCATCATTTCCCACCCGGACGCGGGCAAGACCACGCTGACCGAAAAGCTGCTGCTGTTCGCAGGCGCGATCCAGATCGCCGGCAGCGTGAAGGCGCGCAAGGCCGCCCGTCACGCCACCTCCGACTGGATGGAAATCGAGAAGCAGCGCGGCATTTCGGTCGCCAGCTCGGTGATGCAGATGGAGTACCGCGACTGCGTCGTGAACCTGCTCGACACGCCGGGCCACAAGGACTTCTCGGAAGACACCTACCGCGTGCTGACCGCGGTCGATGCCGCGCTGATGGTGATCGACGCCGCCAACGGTGTCGAAGCGCAGACATTGCGCCTGCTCGAGGTCTGCCGCGCGCGCAACACGCCCATCATCACCTTCATCAACAAGATGGACCGCGAGGTGCGCGCGCCGCTCGACCTGATCGACGAACTCGAGCGCACGCTGGGCATGGACGTCGCGCCCTTCACCTGGCCGCTGGGCATGGGCAAGGATTTCGCCGGCGTGTATGAAATGCGCGAAGACCGCATGCGCGTGTTCCGCGCTGGCGAGGACCGCATTTCCGGCGACGAGGAAGTGCTGCTCGGTCTCGACAACCCCGAGATCGTCGGTCGCTACCCGATGCAGTTCGACACCGCGCACGCCGAGATCGACCTCGTGCGCGAAGCCGCACCGCCCTTCGACGAAGCCGAATTCCTGGCCGGCCGGCAGACACCGGTGTTCTTCGGTTCGGCGATCAACAACTTCGGCGTCAAGGAAGTGCTGGACGCCTTGGTCGACCTCGCGCCACCGCCGGGCGGCCGTCCGGCCATCCAGCGCCGGGTCGAGCCGACCGAAGAGAAGTTCACCGGCGTCGTGTTCAAGATCCAGGCGAATATGGACCCGTCGCACCGCGACCGCGTCGCCTTCCTGCGCGTCTGCTCCGGCCACTTCGAGCGCGGCATGCGCATGAAGGTGAGCCGCAACGGCAAGGACATCCGGCCGAACAACGTGGTCACCTTCCTGTCGCAGCGGCGCGAACTGCTGGAAGAGGCCTACGCCGGCGACATCATCGGCATCCCGAACCACGGCACGCTGCAGCTCGGCGACACGCTGACCGAGGGCGAAACGCTGCAATTCACCGGCCTGCCCTTCTTCGCACCGGAATTGTTCCAAGGCGTTGAAGTCAAGGATCCATTGAAAACCAAGCAGTTGCGTGCAGGTCTTGAGCAACTGGGTGAAGAAGGTGCCATCCAGGTTTTCCGCCCGCTGGCGGGCGGTACGCTGCTGCTGGGCGCGGTCGGTCAGCTGCAGTTCGAGGTGGTGATCCACCGCCTGAAGACCGAGTACGGCTGCGACGCCCGCCTCGAAGGCACGCGCTACACGATGGCACGCTGGGTCACCTGCGACGACGAGCGTGAACTGAAGCGCTTCATCGACGCCAACGCCCACCGCATCGCCTATGACGCGGTGAACGCACCGGCCTTCCTCGCCACCATGCGCGCCGAGCTCAAGGTGGCCGAAGAGAAGTGGGAAAAGATCAAGTTCCACGCCATGCGCGAACATGCGGGTCTGATGTTCGCCAGCCACTGAAGCGCGTTTTGCAGGCGCGGCCTTGGCCGCGACGGGGCTGATGCGGTCCGCAGGCTTGAATACCGGCCGCTGTCGGGGTCAGAGGACCCCTCCTACAAAATCCCGGCTCCGACCACGGATTGGGCACGATCCCTGTGGGAGCGGCCTTGGCCGCGACAGGGCCGATGCGGGCCGCCGGCTTCGATCCACGCTGCTGTCGGGGTCAGAAGACCCCTCCTTGTATTGTCTTTGTCTTCCGAGGGGCACCTCGGGACGAGCAGGTGGATGCCGCATCCCTCCTTGGGCTTATCGCCCGTTCTGTAGATTTTGCAGCACCTGCTCACCCTCACGTTCCGATCGAACAGTATCTTTGGCCCGGCTTGGCCGGCAGCCCGCATTCACAAGGTTGATCTCACGAGGTTTTGCATGGAGTTGTTTCATCTGGGTATCGACGTAGCCAAGGCCAAGCTCGACTGTGCGCTGCGCTCACCCGAGGGCAAGATTCGCCACAAGGTCATCACGGGGGCAGCTCACGAAACGGAACAAATCGTACGCTAAGGCATAGCTCGCCCAAGCCGGTCCCCTGCCGACGTGGCGAGGCTCGTTTCGCCTTGCAACGACGCAATCAGCGGACACGAAACATTTCCCTGGCGTGCATGGCAGGCGCACACGAGTTGGGACAGCACGACCTCCATGCGCGCCAGGTCGGCCAGCTTGGCGCGCACGTCCTGGAGCTTGTGCTCGGCCAGGCGGCTGGCTTCGTCGCAGTGGGTGCCATCCTCCAGCCGCAGCAGCTCGGCGATCTCATCCAGGCTGAAGCCCAAGCGCTGGGCCGATTTCACGAACTTCACCCGGGCTACATCCGCCTTGCCGTAGCGGCGGATGCTGCCATAGGGCCGCGCCGGTTCGGGCAGCAAGCCCTTGTGCTGATAGAACCGGATCGTCTCCACATTGACCCCGGCCGCCTTACCGAA
The window above is part of the Methyloversatilis discipulorum genome. Proteins encoded here:
- a CDS encoding peptide chain release factor 3; this translates as MSLEKEVARRRTFAIISHPDAGKTTLTEKLLLFAGAIQIAGSVKARKAARHATSDWMEIEKQRGISVASSVMQMEYRDCVVNLLDTPGHKDFSEDTYRVLTAVDAALMVIDAANGVEAQTLRLLEVCRARNTPIITFINKMDREVRAPLDLIDELERTLGMDVAPFTWPLGMGKDFAGVYEMREDRMRVFRAGEDRISGDEEVLLGLDNPEIVGRYPMQFDTAHAEIDLVREAAPPFDEAEFLAGRQTPVFFGSAINNFGVKEVLDALVDLAPPPGGRPAIQRRVEPTEEKFTGVVFKIQANMDPSHRDRVAFLRVCSGHFERGMRMKVSRNGKDIRPNNVVTFLSQRRELLEEAYAGDIIGIPNHGTLQLGDTLTEGETLQFTGLPFFAPELFQGVEVKDPLKTKQLRAGLEQLGEEGAIQVFRPLAGGTLLLGAVGQLQFEVVIHRLKTEYGCDARLEGTRYTMARWVTCDDERELKRFIDANAHRIAYDAVNAPAFLATMRAELKVAEEKWEKIKFHAMREHAGLMFASH
- the merR gene encoding Hg(II)-responsive transcriptional regulator → MENGLKNLTIGAFGKAAGVNVETIRFYQHKGLLPEPARPYGSIRRYGKADVARVKFVKSAQRLGFSLDEIAELLRLEDGTHCDEASRLAEHKLQDVRAKLADLARMEVVLSQLVCACHARQGNVSCPLIASLQGETSLATSAGDRLGRAMP